The region GACATATTAATATGGATTCAGggatttattcaaataattggATGCTTTAGATTGCATTCTGATTATTTATCagcataattttattattatctaaTCAGGTACTGTATATTTCATTGAGAATAATAATCTCTTTTTCAAGAGCGGCAGCAGCACACCAACAATTACAAACCAGTAATTTAAATCATtgcttttgcaaaagtattctgAACCTGTACATTTTGTCaggttacaaataaaaaaacccttTGAATTTGTACTAAGATCACTTGTGATAAACGAACATATATTTGTCCATAATTGAGAAGTGAGAGGAagataataaatgatttttccATTCAAAAACTATGGAATGGATTTGTATTCTGTCTGTTTTCGGTAACACTTTGAGGAATCACTAATCAAGGCAAACAAGATTTGCTGTACTACCCAACATTGATGatgtagaaataataaaaaattataaaaattccCCATAATCTTTTCATCAGCTCTGACCAACTTCCCTTTCTTGAAAAAAGGCCCATAGCATAATGTTGTCACCACCCTGCTTGACTATGTGTATTTAGGAAGATATGCTGATTCTCTTATAAACGCCAGTCTTTGGATGTCAGCTTACATAGACATGCTTATCTTAGGAAATTTGAAGTTGTGCAATATTCTTTCCAttctttgacaaaatgttgaaagtttAGGAATCCTACTTTAAACGTCTCTACAACTTTATTGTTGACTCACATGGTGTGTCCCTTGGTTCTAATGATGTTGGTTTTCTAAAGTTCTCCACTAACCCCgggtctttataaaaaaaaattatctagaAATGTGTTCGATTtcctttcatttaatttcttatctGACGTCTCAGCATAAAAGGAGATTCTTTccctttaaaactaaaaatggtCTCGCTTTGTGACAAAAGCTTCAGCAAATCAGCTGCTAAACGTTGTTCTCCTCGACCAATGAAAATTCAATTCACACAACAAGAACCGCCCCTCGTTAAGTTAGATTGAACTCCGGCGTATCCCAGTATCTATAAGTTATCAACATTGATTAGCCAGACGGTATGACACCTAAAGGAGTGGCAAGACTCGGCAGATTTTAAAGTGGGGAAACAGCTTTTTAGAGAATCGGTTTTAAACGGATTTCTACACGTTTGAAGTTTATACGGTAAGCCACATCTCTACGCTGTTTACGTACGGCAGCTGAAATTAAAGGACCAGTCGAGTTAGCAACGTCAAAACAAGCtctgaagctaatgctacagATGGGGCTTAAGTCGacgaaaacaaacatttgacagcAGACAAGGCATGTGTATGTACTTTATCTACTGTACCATTACATCTGGTGATTTTATAAATCTTCATATTCGGGTGTCAGCTAAAATTAAACTCGTTATTGTTACCAATTGCAGGTCTATATCGCTCGCTAACGAAGCGCTGCATCTCTGGGCTAAATTACACCAGAACTCgctgttcttttaaaaatatatttaccttgtttgtatgttttcatcGCTTGCCACCGGATGAATCGTCATATCATGTTTTCTGAACCCACACATTAATTCAGCAAGTTAAACACACAAGTAAACTCCTACGTTAGCTAAAGCTAAGCTAGCCCAAACAAGCCGCTCATTTAGATCATTCTCTAattaattttctcatttatgCCTTGTTCACCCTGCTTATAAATGTATTTCGGTTTTCGATATGCTCGTGGGCTTGCTATATCGTGAGTCTGTCCAAATGTAATCAGGTTAGCTGTTTTTGTGACCTCAGCTGCAGTAGCAATCCTCTAATGTGCCATGTTTCCACAACAGCAGCAGCGGATGGCCCTCTCTGTAGCTGCTGTGGGACCTGCTAATGCGAGAACACCAATCTGAACCTATGACTGAGTAATGAACCTAAACCCCTTCTGGAGCATGTCTGCCAACACAAGTCGCAAGGTAAATTGTTGACCCGCCCCCTGCaagtatttatttcactttacatTATTAAGTAGTCTTTCTTGGGGCAAAACAGAACAGCATTGTGTATCAAGTGGTGAAAGGGCAGCGACATATTGCTATTCTGTTTCAAATAGACTGAAAACGTACTCTTGATTAAAATACTTCAAACCAAAGTAGtgattgattaaatgttttgttttaagttgtaGCTGATTAAAATCTTAGTACACTGAAAACTGGCCCAAACATAGTCGCATAAACCTACTGTTTCTTTTAAAGGAGTCCTTTGTTTAATTCAGTTCTGTAGATTTAATAGACAGACATTGCCATAGGAAAATGTTTGGCCACCATTTTCAGAATGggtgtttcttaattttttggTTAGTCATGCAAGCGTTTCTTTATTCCGACATAATGGATGAAACTTGGAGTAATTTCATTGGTATGTTTATTTGCAGCACTCTCTGTGTATGCCAACAgtgtttttagtatttttaaagacTCATTACTATACTGCTCCTCTGCTCTGCTTTGTGCTTCTTGTGTACACTGATGTAGTGTAACAACTTCATAAAGATACTGTAACTGAAtatcagtgattcttgagaagtgggacaaaatgggtttaaattttccccaattttttttttattattcctcaagcttatgtatacaaatatgacaaaaaatgttttgaaaatgtaaagatgCTAAGGTGTAGGCTCCCAGctgcaacatttttttgaaaattaaatttttaaaggACCTGacctagaactttttcatcaccatctgacaaaaataaatataaaatagttttttaatgaccctattagtgatatttttaaactacCAAACTACCTCAATTTATATAATGTTATTCTGAAGGGGGCCATATCATAGCTCATCAGGTCCATGAAATCTTCACAGTGTACTAAAATTAGGCATTTAGTTCacaaaatttcaaagttttgtaaATTGTCAGTTATGGTGTTGACACATCATGATTGTGATGAGCaacttacaaataaaacaggagaaaaaaaactaaagaataacaTAAGATAACCAGAGCTGCCTGGCCTTCTtagcaaaggaagagaaaggaagaggcTATGGGGTCCTCAGAAGTTCTAATGCCCCcaataatgcctgattttttttttttacattctttttatgtctgacggtgttgacaaaaacttgggacaaatttcaatggagtttgaaaatatataaaaatgatttttaattcaatttgttGTTACTTTTATAATCATGTATTTGAATACTTGTACTTAATtgtcataatatattattttggtattcctttaattgttttaaactattcTATGAAAcggtgtcattgtttttaaattgtgtcacagtgtcattgtttttattgttttatacttgtgcatatgtattaattgtttttatcttgtaaccaggttgctatgtattgcaatttttttgctcaggtccctcttgaaaatgagatctagatctcaacggggtttacctgattaaataaaggaaataaaaaaatgtttttaaaaaaattgtaatgcATTGAGTTCCATCCACCtactacaatgtttaaaataaaacatattcagcaaacaccagGAAACCATACATTGTTGTGCTTACATGGCCCAGGTTAGTTTattcagatatttgaaaaaaatatattttttgtatattctattcaaattttgtgctttatccaTAGGACCTGTTTGGTCTGTCTCCTCAAGAATTGCTGATATCTGTATCCAATTTTCTGATGAATATTAAGTCAGACAACTACCTCATGTAAATGtgcatataaaatattttccttctcccccccctcccccctatAATTAACAACAAATTTTCACCTGTTGCTGTGATCCTCTTTGTccccaaaacaaaccagcagAGAGCCGATGAGGAGCAGAGTGGGCACACAGACCAGAGAGCCAGCCCAGCCAGGACTCACTTTGGCAAAAAGGTCCTTCCGCCCATTCCTAAGAATGCAACCCCCATTACCAAACCTCCATCAATGGTCAGTGCAGCCCACTCAGCCAATGGCACACACGCATCCTATGGCCCTTTTTACCTGGAGTACTCTCTACTGGCAGAGTTgtgagtatttatttttttttcatccatccatagAAAATCCAAGTTTATCTCTACTGATTAAACCTGTTGCAATGTGACCTACAGCACACTCGTGATTAAGCAGAAACTCCCTGGAATTTATGTCCAGCCATCCTACAAGTCAGCACTAAGTAAGAATCAATGCACCGCTACATTTTAATAACCTCAATGTTGATCTGATGctttatgtgaaatattttctatttcatttccCTGCATTGATACACTTCAACTATGAACACAAAAAGTAACACTTCTTAAAGGCAGTTTTCTCTCTCCCATTGTTTAGTGTGGTTTGGGGTCATTTTCATCCGGCATGGTTTGTATCAAGATGGTGTCTTCAAATTCACTGTGTATATTCCAGACAACTATCCAGATGGGGAGTGTCctgtaagtatttttttaattttacttcaaATTGCTCATAATTAAAGAGCCTGTTAGATGTACTTAGCTTGAGAAATGTGTGTTCCCCTAAACCTGTAATCTTTGGGACAAATTTTAAAgtctcttatttttaatttcagaaattggTATTCGACATCCCAGTCTTCCACCCTCTTGTCGACCCAGTATCTGGAGAGCTGGATGTCAGAAGAGCTTTCACCAAATGGAGGTATGTTGGCTTCCTCTCTGGAATGCAAACAATTTTACATTCTCATCATCATCAGGTTGTGTATGTGTTTATGTGGAATCCCTCTCAGAGCAACTTGTTTCAAACTTGTAAATTACAGTCAACactttgaaaacataaatataatctTTCTTTAGACGGAATCACAACCACATTTGGCAGGTCTTGATGTATGCGCGTACAGTTTTTTACAAGATCAACACAACAGAGCCACTAAACCCAGAAGCAGCAGTTCTGTGAGTTTGAGTCTATTCTTCTCTTTAATGTTTaacataactttttatttaaaatatctttttaagaTTCaatcatttttctaaatttttatgCATTCCTTTAGATAACTGTTGTAATTActgatttgaaaagaaaaattaagctGGTGTTTTTTGCAGTAGTGATCACCAAGGCTTTAAGATccctggaaaatgtttttttttgggagggggggGTTCAATTGCTTACAAATGGAAAtccacatttttcatctttgtccTCTCCAGGTATGAAAAAGATGTGCAGCTGTTCAAAAGCAAAGTGGTGGACAGTGTCAAACTATGCAACAGTCATCTTTTTGACCAGCCTAAAATAGATGATCCTTACGCAATAAGGTTTGTCCCCATTATTGACATTCCTCTGCTGACCACAGAAAACCACACCCTGCATACCTGTTAGTTTGGAAGAATCTTTGACGGCGAATAGAGTTGCACTCTGAAATCACGTCATTCTTCATTGGTTTTAGTTTCTCTCCATGGAACCCAGCAGTGCATGAAGAGGCAAAGGAGAGGATGTTCACATACAAGGTAAGTTACATGAATATCTTGAAATCTACTGAACTTTACTCAGTTAAGGTTTGGATAAGATATTTACATGTAATTTGTTCAGCTGTTGTGTAACtgcaatgtcttttttttgtctgctctTTTGCCTTTTAGAGACGACCTGAGGAACATCACAGAGGAACACAGGTGTCAGGGTTATCTTGGGTAAAGCCTGGTTCAACCCAACCTTTCAGCAAAGAAGATGGTCCTCCTCAAAGCTGAAACTGCACTGCGTGCCCTggccactagatggagacaaaCGTTAACTGCTACACCGTTGGTTTTCCTCAGCTGTTTGTGTAGTGGACTCTTGAAATGGTTGGGAGAACTTAATTTTTATCTCCACTTTATTGCTCAGCTTTAAAAGCTCTTTAGGCTGCTCTCGACACAGCTGTAGAACAAGGAAGAATAGTTTTGTATCACGTGtaaattgaaaatgacaaatggaTGTCTAAGCTACGTCATTCAGGCTGTGATGCAATCAAAGTGCATTGTCTGCCTCATTCATTTTCTGCTCCATGCACATTTAGATAGACAGGGAGATAAAGTCCCAAACGGGGGTCAGATGTATGAACAAAGCACTTTGTATACATATGGAAAGTATAGTAGACGGCCTAATTAAAGACCACTAATGAAATTGGCTTAGGACTGTATTTGCTaggcatttttttctttttaatacagCAGAGTGACTGAAactaattcagattttttttccaataccCACTAGGGTagtgtttttgatttgtcttCAGGTCGCATTGTCCTGCGTGTTTTAGAAGCATCCCTGCTTAAACACACCTGATTCTAAGGGCTTAATTCTGCAGAACTCTGCTGTGTTACTGTAACTTTACATCATGTGTGCTGAAATTTAACACATGTAGAACATCGTGATCTGAAGACTAGAGATGGGGAATGCTGCTCTGCAGCTTAACATGATttgtgtgggttttttgttttaatagacgacagtttttattttggttgttttacgTAACTTCAATTATGTGTAAGACAGAGCAGCCAAGTATAAGTTTAAATGAGATGCTACataaacaagtttgttttattttgttggactTTAATGACTTTTGAATGCTTCACGTACCTTTTGGCTATTGGTTATTAATGGTCTATGTAGATAAGTTTCCATTCTAAATTTCTGTGTCTGGTTTCCTTAAATGTTTGAGATCCCATAAACTCATGTCTGCAAGATTTCGTCACAAAATTTGAgggaaactatttttataagGTTCATTTGCTTCCATTTGGGCAGCACAGAGTTTATTTAAAGCATATGTTGATACTAATTTACCAAGATGTTGATGCAAATCTGGCGTTTTCTTTattacagtttctgtttttcttaagaCTTTTGTGGGTGGATGCTGAAGTTCTTTCCAAATAACTCTTGACTGGTTTGCTTGAAGTTGTCTCCAAGGATTTACATTAGAACAGTTTAAATGGTGGTCAAACCAGTATGATTAGTAATTGCTTGTCACTGtataaaattcagagaaaagTCTCTGTGCAATCTggactttaaatttatttgcgTTGCTGTGGTTTGAATGGTTCCCTTACCACAACATAAAtgatgtacattttttattctgaaaccaataaaatgattttaaagccATTCTGTGTTCAGTTATTGATGTTTAAATTGGAAAATTAACCAGaaactttaatgaaaaattGTAAATCTtcatcaccttttttttttttttttttttaaatgaattagccttttctttacattttagtCACTAAATCAAAGGTTACATCAGAAATTTACCTtggataataaataatttaacctTATGCATGGTGTCCACTGGAAGTATTTGGCACTGACTTTT is a window of Xiphophorus maculatus strain JP 163 A chromosome 4, X_maculatus-5.0-male, whole genome shotgun sequence DNA encoding:
- the aktip gene encoding AKT-interacting protein isoform X2 — translated: MNLNPFWSMSANTSRKRADEEQSGHTDQRASPARTHFGKKVLPPIPKNATPITKPPSMVSAAHSANGTHASYGPFYLEYSLLAEFTLVIKQKLPGIYVQPSYKSALMWFGVIFIRHGLYQDGVFKFTVYIPDNYPDGECPKLVFDIPVFHPLVDPVSGELDVRRAFTKWRRNHNHIWQVLMYARTVFYKINTTEPLNPEAAVLYEKDVQLFKSKVVDSVKLCNSHLFDQPKIDDPYAISFSPWNPAVHEEAKERMFTYKRRPEEHHRGTQVSGLSWVKPGSTQPFSKEDGPPQS
- the aktip gene encoding AKT-interacting protein isoform X1 is translated as MNLNPFWSMSANTSRKQRADEEQSGHTDQRASPARTHFGKKVLPPIPKNATPITKPPSMVSAAHSANGTHASYGPFYLEYSLLAEFTLVIKQKLPGIYVQPSYKSALMWFGVIFIRHGLYQDGVFKFTVYIPDNYPDGECPKLVFDIPVFHPLVDPVSGELDVRRAFTKWRRNHNHIWQVLMYARTVFYKINTTEPLNPEAAVLYEKDVQLFKSKVVDSVKLCNSHLFDQPKIDDPYAISFSPWNPAVHEEAKERMFTYKRRPEEHHRGTQVSGLSWVKPGSTQPFSKEDGPPQS